In Vanessa cardui chromosome 6, ilVanCard2.1, whole genome shotgun sequence, the following proteins share a genomic window:
- the LOC124530242 gene encoding glucose-induced degradation protein 8 homolog, translating to MSFETSTNNGNNRPERRYYDRSKCDDLHISRTDMNMLIMNYLVTEGFKEAALKFQQEAGLQEPALCSSLDERIMIREAVQNGRIPEAISMVNALHPELLDNDRYLYFHLQQLQLLELIRGGRAEEALAFASATLAEAGANDRNALTELERSLALLAFPDPHTSPFADLLLPSHSQKIASELNAAILKMENQEYTNPKLCSLLRMILWSQSELDKHGVKYPKMTDLANATIEQPK from the exons ATGAGCTTTGAAACATCAACGAACAACGGTAATAATAGACCCGAACGGAGATACTATGATCGTTCTAAATGTGATGATCTTCATATATCGAGAACGGATATGAATATGTTGATAATGAACTATTTGGTTACAG AAGGATTCAAGGAGGCAGCTTTGAAATTTCAACAAGAGGCAGGCCTACAAGAACCAGCCTTGTGTAGCTCACTAGATGAACGTATTATGATCAGAGAGGCAGTACAAAATGGACGAATCCCTGAAGCAATTTCAATGGTTAATGCCCTGCATCCAGAATTGTTGGACAATGATAGAtacttatattttcatttacag CAACTGCAATTACTGGAACTAATTCGAGGTGGGCGGGCCGAGGAAGCCCTTGCCTTTGCAAGTGCTACATTAGCCGAAGCTGGAGCAAATGACCGTAATGCTCTCACCGAGCTAGAGAGATCTCTTGCTCTGTTAGCTTTCCCAGACCCTCACACCTCACCATTTGCTGACCTGTTGCTACCCTCTCATAGTCAAAAG ATTGCAAGTGAACTGAATGCAGCAATACTTAAGATGGAGAACCAAGAATACACCAACCCAAAGTTGTGCAGCCTTTTACGGATGATACTCTGGTCCCAGAGTGAACTTGACAAACATGGTGTTAAGTACCCTAAAATGACAGACCTTGCGAATGCTACTATAGAACAGCCAAAATGA
- the LOC124530171 gene encoding akirin-like, protein MACATLKRNLDWESSAQLPSKRRRCALIAASSSTSPGIKMSDTKSSVFGETVSAPVKLTPERMAQEIYDEIKRLHRRRQLRFASGVAASCSSSSGSEGDASPPHHSHATQGQKMHHRALFTFKQVRIICERVLREQEAALRAEYDSVLNNKLAEQYEAFVRFNIDQVQRRPPPNTCMPLGMDAEHMHQDLVPSYLS, encoded by the exons ATGGCGTGTGCTACACTCAAAAGAAATTTGGACTGGGAGTCATCAGCGCAGCTGCCATCAAAGAGGCGAAGATGTGCTTTAATTGCTGCAAGCTCGAGTACAAGTCCTGGAATAAAAATGTCGGACACTAAAAGTTCTGTATTTGGAGAGACCGTTAGTGCACCTGTAAAATTGACCCcag AGCGCATGGCCCAAGAGATCTATGATGAGATCAAACGACTTCACCGACGTCGGCAATTGCGGTTTGCGTCAGGCGTCGCTGCATCTTGCTCGTCGTCCAGTGGTAGCGAGGGCGATGCATCGCCGCCTCATCACTCGCATGCTACTCAAGGACAGAAGATGCATCACAGGGCATTGTTCACTTTCAAACAG GTGCGTATTATTTGCGAGCGTGTGCTTCGTGAACAGGAGGCCGCCTTGCGTGCGGAGTATGATTCTGTTCTAAACAACAAACTTGCTGAGCAGTACGAGGCTTTTGTGCGTTTCAACATTGATCAG gtACAGCGTCGACCTCCTCCTAACACATGCATGCCTCTTGGGATGGATGCTGAGCATATGCATCAGGATCTTGTACCCAGCT atCTGTCCTAA
- the LOC124530170 gene encoding charged multivesicular body protein 1b: MSSSAMEKHLFNLKFAVKELERNSKKCEKEEKLEKEKAKKAIQKGNMEVARIHAENAIRQKNQAINYLRMSARVDAVSSRVQTALTTRKVTTSMAGVVKAMDAAMKSMNLEKISNLMDKFESQFEDLDVQSSYMENTMSQTTTTTVPQGDVDNLLQQVADEAGLELNMELPSGVPSASVGTATVSQEQDELTQRLARLRQAE; the protein is encoded by the exons ATGTCATCGTCTGCGATGGAGA AGCAtttgttcaatttaaaatttgctGTGAAAGAATTGGAGAGAAATTccaaaaaatgtgaaaaagagGAAAAGCTAGAAAAAGAGAAAGCGAAAAAGGCTATTCAGAAAGGGAACATGGAAGTTGCACGTATTCATGCTGAGAATGCAATTCGACAGAAAAATCAAGCCATTAACTACTTACGTATGTCAGCTAGAGTTGATGCTGTGTCTAGTAGAGTCCAGACTGCACTTACAACAAGAAAG GTAACAACTTCAATGGCTGGTGTAGTCAAAGCAATGGATGCAGCAATGAAATCAATGAATCTCGAgaaaatatctaatttaatgGATAAATTTGAAAGTCAGTTTGAAGATTTAGATGTCCAATCATCTTATATGGAGAACACAATGTCACAAACTACCACAACAACTGTACCACAGGGTGATGTTGATAACCTCTTACAACAGGTTGCCGATGAGGCAGG tttGGAACTAAACATGGAGCTACCATCTGGAGTGCCAAGTGCCTCAGTGGGTACTGCAACAGTATCTCAGGAACAAGATGAACTCACGCAAAGACTTGCAAGACTAAGGCAAGCTGAATAA